The Gammaproteobacteria bacterium genome has a segment encoding these proteins:
- a CDS encoding HAD-IA family hydrolase, translating into MTRAARPSAVLFDLDGTLLDTAPDMVPVLNELLAEESRAPLAYVGARSQVSNGVPGLLRLAFGALADEPHERLRTRYLQLYGRRLAEETRLFAGMAQVLHWLEARQIPWGVVTNKPAALTEPLLGQLDLHARCACVVSGDTVARRKPDPLPLVHALDIIGVPPSTAIYVGDAARDITAGRAAGMRTVAALYGYIPAGEDPQAWGADHDIRHPLELLELLDPARDASGIS; encoded by the coding sequence ATGACACGCGCCGCGCGTCCCAGTGCCGTGCTCTTCGATCTCGATGGCACCTTGCTCGACACCGCGCCGGACATGGTTCCCGTCCTGAACGAGCTGCTGGCCGAGGAGTCGCGCGCTCCGCTCGCCTACGTCGGTGCGCGATCCCAGGTTTCCAACGGTGTGCCGGGATTGTTGCGCCTGGCGTTCGGTGCGTTGGCCGATGAACCACACGAGCGACTGCGCACGCGCTACCTGCAGCTGTATGGTCGCCGGCTGGCAGAGGAGACTCGCCTGTTCGCCGGCATGGCGCAGGTGCTGCATTGGCTCGAGGCGCGACAGATCCCCTGGGGCGTAGTCACCAACAAGCCCGCGGCGCTGACCGAGCCGCTGCTCGGGCAGCTGGACCTGCACGCGCGCTGCGCCTGCGTGGTGAGCGGCGATACCGTGGCGCGACGCAAACCCGATCCACTGCCGCTGGTGCACGCGCTGGACATCATCGGGGTGCCGCCGTCCACCGCGATCTATGTCGGCGATGCCGCTCGCGACATCACGGCCGGGCGGGCGGCCGGCATGCGCACCGTCGCGGCCCTCTACGGCTACATCCCTGCCGGCGAGGACCCGCAGGCATGGGGCGCGGATCACGACATCCGCCATCCGCTCGAGTTGCTGGAACTCCTCGATCCAGCGCGGGACGCGAGCGGCATCTCATGA
- a CDS encoding DNA recombination protein RmuC has translation MTISIQALVGLGALILIAGAALGAALVTLVGRRRNAQLLADIARLDGELRTKDALAGERAATLAQAEERLGAAFGRLAGESLSRNSEIFLRLAQENLARHQQTARTELGDREKAVAAMIAPIREALDRTTSQIAEIEKERAAAFGGIRAQLAAMNADQKALQAETRNLVNALRRPEVRGRWGELTLRRVAELAGMVEHCDFQEQATAGGADALIRPDMVVRLPDRGELVVDVKTPLDAYIEAIEAASDQDRKTALQRHARNVAERVRELSAKSYWAQFAASPEFVILFIPGDQFLSAALGENPELLDEALRNKVVLATPSSLVALLKAIAYGWRQLSLARNAEEIRRLGQDLYERMAPFTAHLARLGRQLEGTVRAFNESVGSLERKVLPGARRLTELGILGRQELESPAMIDTTPREPVSATPGSDITVANPVTPDAPQDHGTSSMAR, from the coding sequence ATGACCATCAGCATTCAGGCGCTCGTCGGCCTCGGTGCGCTGATCCTGATCGCAGGGGCTGCGCTCGGAGCGGCACTCGTGACGCTCGTCGGCCGTCGGCGCAACGCGCAACTACTGGCTGATATCGCGCGGCTCGACGGCGAACTGCGCACGAAGGATGCACTCGCCGGCGAGCGGGCGGCCACGCTTGCACAAGCCGAGGAACGCCTTGGCGCGGCATTCGGCCGCCTCGCCGGCGAATCGCTTTCCCGCAACAGCGAGATATTCCTGCGGCTTGCGCAGGAGAACCTGGCGCGTCACCAGCAAACCGCACGGACGGAACTCGGCGACCGGGAGAAGGCCGTCGCCGCCATGATCGCACCGATTCGCGAGGCGCTCGACAGGACCACGAGCCAGATTGCCGAGATCGAGAAGGAACGGGCCGCTGCTTTCGGTGGCATCCGCGCCCAACTCGCCGCGATGAACGCCGACCAGAAGGCGCTGCAGGCCGAGACCCGCAACCTGGTGAACGCACTGCGCCGCCCCGAGGTGCGAGGCCGCTGGGGCGAGTTAACCCTGCGGCGGGTAGCCGAACTGGCCGGCATGGTGGAGCACTGCGACTTTCAGGAGCAAGCGACCGCCGGGGGCGCGGACGCCCTGATCCGTCCCGACATGGTGGTGCGCCTGCCCGACCGGGGCGAACTGGTCGTGGACGTGAAGACCCCGCTGGACGCTTATATCGAGGCCATCGAAGCGGCCAGCGACCAGGACCGCAAAACCGCCCTGCAGCGCCACGCGCGCAACGTCGCCGAGCGAGTGCGCGAGTTGTCCGCCAAGAGTTACTGGGCACAATTCGCGGCCAGCCCGGAGTTCGTGATCCTGTTCATCCCGGGCGACCAGTTCCTCTCGGCGGCGCTCGGTGAGAATCCGGAGTTGCTGGACGAGGCACTGCGCAACAAGGTCGTGCTCGCTACGCCGTCGAGCCTGGTGGCCCTCCTCAAGGCCATCGCCTACGGCTGGCGCCAGCTGTCACTGGCCCGCAACGCCGAGGAGATTCGCCGGCTCGGCCAGGATCTGTACGAACGCATGGCCCCATTCACCGCACACCTGGCCCGCCTCGGGCGTCAGCTCGAGGGCACCGTCCGGGCCTTCAACGAATCGGTCGGCTCCCTGGAGCGCAAGGTGCTACCGGGCGCACGCCGGCTGACGGAGCTCGGTATCCTTGGCCGACAGGAGCTGGAATCCCCAGCCATGATCGACACCACGCCGCGTGAGCCTGTCAGCGCAACGCCCGGCAGCGACATCACCGTGGCGAATCCGGTGACGCCCGACGCGCCGCAGGATCACGGGACCTCTTCGATGGCACGATGA
- a CDS encoding segregation/condensation protein A — MPFAVVEGQPVTELPRDLYIPPHALEVFLEAFEGPLDLLLYLIRRQNLDILDIPIAEITRQYVNYIEVMKELQLELAGEYLLMAAMLAEIKSRMLLPRPASEEDEEADPRAELVRRLQEYERFKRAAEDLERLPRLERDIHQTAADVVERPVVARLPDVTLKEMLLAFHEVIRRAEMFAHHHIQREPLSVRQRMSEVLARLGEGGFEEFHRLFDPTEGRMGVTVTFLALLELLKDSLIDIVQAEPFAPIHVRVATTAGPAGIARTALDNEE; from the coding sequence ATGCCGTTCGCCGTCGTGGAGGGACAACCGGTCACGGAGCTGCCACGGGATCTCTACATCCCGCCGCACGCGCTCGAGGTGTTCCTCGAGGCGTTCGAAGGGCCGCTCGACCTGCTGCTGTACCTGATCCGGCGGCAGAACCTCGACATCCTCGATATCCCGATTGCCGAGATCACGCGCCAGTACGTCAACTACATCGAGGTGATGAAAGAGCTGCAGCTCGAGCTGGCTGGCGAGTACCTGCTGATGGCCGCGATGCTCGCCGAGATCAAGTCGCGCATGCTGCTGCCCCGGCCGGCCTCGGAGGAGGACGAGGAGGCCGATCCGCGCGCCGAACTCGTCCGGCGCCTGCAGGAGTACGAGCGCTTCAAGCGCGCGGCAGAAGACCTGGAGCGGCTGCCGCGCCTGGAGCGTGACATTCACCAGACGGCGGCCGACGTGGTGGAGCGACCGGTGGTGGCCAGGCTGCCCGACGTCACGCTGAAGGAGATGCTGCTCGCATTCCACGAGGTCATCCGGCGTGCGGAAATGTTCGCGCATCATCACATCCAGCGCGAGCCGCTCTCGGTCCGACAGAGGATGTCGGAAGTCCTGGCTCGGCTCGGTGAGGGTGGCTTCGAGGAGTTTCATCGCCTGTTCGATCCGACGGAGGGCCGCATGGGGGTCACGGTGACCTTCCTGGCGCTGCTCGAGCTGCTCAAGGACTCGCTGATCGATATCGTGCAAGCCGAGCCGTTCGCCCCGATACATGTGCGTGTGGCTACTACCGCCGGGCCCGCCGGCATCGCGCGCACCGCACTGGACAACGAGGAATAA
- a CDS encoding YciI family protein: MLYAIIAEDVPDSLEKRRRVRPAHLQRVEQLQSEGRLIVAGPHPAIDASDPGPAGFTGSLIIAEFESLEAAELWAAADPYTTEGVFARVTVKPFRQVLP, translated from the coding sequence ATGCTCTACGCAATCATCGCGGAAGACGTTCCGGACAGTCTCGAGAAGCGGCGGCGCGTGCGACCCGCCCACCTGCAGCGCGTGGAGCAACTGCAGAGCGAGGGGCGACTGATCGTCGCCGGCCCGCATCCGGCCATTGATGCGTCCGACCCCGGGCCGGCGGGCTTCACCGGCAGCCTGATCATCGCAGAGTTCGAGTCGCTGGAAGCAGCGGAACTCTGGGCCGCGGCTGATCCCTACACCACCGAGGGCGTATTCGCCCGCGTCACGGTCAAACCGTTTCGCCAGGTCCTGCCGTGA
- a CDS encoding YciK family oxidoreductase → MTTIAAPPSIDPRGYAARPDLLKDRVILVTGAGDGIGKAAAMAFAAHGATLVLLGRKAGSLERLHDQIVAAGQPEPAIAVLDLARAQGPAYFDLVERLRERYGRLDGLLHNAAILGDRTPIEQYDVARWHEVLHVNLTAPFILTRLLLPLLREPPDASVIFTTSGVGRRGKAYWGAYAVSKFGVEGLAQVLAEELQNVSRIRVNCINPGATRTRMRRAAYPGEDPERRPPPEQIMGPYLYLMGPDSRELTGQSLDCQ, encoded by the coding sequence ATGACTACGATAGCCGCACCCCCTTCGATTGACCCCCGCGGCTATGCCGCCCGGCCTGATTTGCTGAAAGACCGCGTCATCCTCGTGACGGGGGCCGGTGATGGCATCGGCAAGGCCGCCGCCATGGCATTCGCCGCACATGGCGCAACGCTCGTGCTGCTCGGGCGCAAGGCCGGGAGCCTCGAGCGCCTCCACGACCAGATCGTCGCTGCCGGGCAGCCGGAACCTGCAATCGCGGTGCTCGATCTCGCCCGCGCCCAGGGGCCAGCCTACTTTGACCTGGTCGAGCGGCTGCGGGAACGCTATGGGCGACTCGACGGGCTGCTCCACAACGCAGCCATCCTCGGCGACCGAACGCCAATCGAGCAGTACGACGTGGCCCGCTGGCACGAAGTACTGCATGTCAACCTGACCGCGCCCTTCATCCTGACTCGCTTGCTGCTACCCCTGTTGCGCGAGCCGCCAGATGCCTCGGTGATCTTCACGACGAGCGGTGTCGGTCGCAGGGGCAAAGCGTACTGGGGCGCTTACGCCGTTTCGAAATTCGGCGTCGAAGGCCTCGCGCAGGTTCTCGCCGAAGAACTGCAGAACGTCTCGCGGATCCGCGTCAACTGCATCAACCCCGGCGCGACTCGCACGCGCATGCGCCGCGCCGCCTATCCCGGCGAGGATCCCGAACGGCGCCCGCCGCCCGAGCAGATCATGGGTCCCTATCTCTACCTGATGGGCCCGGACAGTCGCGAACTCACCGGTCAGAGTCTCGACTGCCAGTAA
- a CDS encoding L-threonylcarbamoyladenylate synthase produces the protein MTLRLDVHPVNPQRRLVSQAVDMLRQGGLIVYPTDSCYAFGCQMGARDAVVRIERIRHTDRHHNFTLVCRDLAEIASYARVENWVYRLLRAHTPGPYTFILPATREVPRRLQNPKRRTIGIRVPDHPVPRAILAELGEPIMSSTLLLPDEPAPITDPDEVCERLDGRVEMVIVAGSCGVEPTSVIDLTGAAPVVVRVGRGEVGAFA, from the coding sequence ATGACGCTGCGCCTCGACGTTCACCCGGTCAATCCCCAGCGGCGCCTCGTGTCGCAGGCGGTCGACATGCTGCGCCAGGGCGGCCTGATCGTGTATCCGACCGATTCCTGCTACGCCTTCGGCTGCCAGATGGGCGCGCGGGATGCGGTCGTGCGCATCGAGCGAATCCGGCACACCGACCGCCACCATAATTTCACGCTGGTTTGTCGCGACCTTGCCGAGATCGCGAGCTACGCCCGCGTGGAGAACTGGGTTTATCGGCTGCTGCGCGCCCACACGCCGGGCCCTTACACGTTCATCTTGCCGGCTACGCGCGAGGTGCCGCGGCGGCTGCAGAACCCGAAGCGGCGGACGATCGGGATCCGGGTGCCGGATCATCCGGTGCCGCGCGCGATCCTGGCCGAACTCGGCGAACCGATCATGAGCTCCACGTTGCTGCTGCCGGATGAACCTGCGCCGATCACCGATCCGGACGAAGTCTGCGAGCGGCTCGACGGCCGCGTAGAGATGGTGATCGTTGCGGGAAGCTGCGGCGTCGAGCCGACGTCGGTGATCGACCTGACTGGCGCAGCCCCGGTCGTGGTGCGCGTCGGCAGGGGTGAGGTCGGCGCATTCGCGTGA
- a CDS encoding LLM class flavin-dependent oxidoreductase: MRIDLIFEASHPGAKLAELARLAERYGFGGVWVSNMHDARDPFINFVQTALATQRITVGPVAVSPYELHPMKMAAALLTLNEVSGGRAQIGIAAGGGGAPTAMGVTPQRRLRAVRECVEILKLASSGKPLRYKGEIYKVLYYHPSFALSAPPMIWVCANGPQMLRSAAKYADGIFVGDHTPEDVGRMRAIVDAQHADSGRASTPLRFNNFWAWHVKETREAAHREARRWLAIRATPYPEYYYRDILPEDEMQIIWKNRQAIIRAFNAGSDVIEGIPADIMARFVDKATSASGLDQLDFEIERLRRFQAAGLTEISLRIYENPQWTIQLLGERVLPALR; encoded by the coding sequence ATGCGTATCGACCTGATCTTCGAGGCCAGCCATCCGGGCGCAAAGCTCGCCGAACTGGCCCGGCTCGCGGAGCGCTACGGGTTTGGCGGGGTGTGGGTCTCGAACATGCACGACGCGCGCGACCCGTTCATCAATTTCGTGCAGACCGCGCTGGCAACGCAACGAATCACCGTCGGGCCGGTGGCGGTGTCACCCTATGAGCTGCACCCGATGAAGATGGCCGCGGCGCTGCTGACGCTGAATGAAGTCTCCGGTGGCCGCGCGCAGATCGGCATCGCCGCCGGCGGGGGTGGCGCCCCCACAGCGATGGGAGTAACGCCGCAACGGCGGCTGCGCGCAGTGCGCGAATGTGTCGAGATCCTGAAGCTCGCCAGCAGCGGCAAGCCTCTGAGGTACAAGGGCGAGATCTACAAGGTGCTCTATTACCACCCGTCGTTTGCGCTCAGTGCACCGCCGATGATCTGGGTTTGCGCGAACGGCCCGCAGATGCTGCGCTCGGCGGCCAAATACGCCGACGGCATCTTCGTCGGCGATCACACGCCCGAGGATGTCGGCCGCATGCGTGCCATCGTCGATGCGCAGCACGCCGACTCCGGGCGAGCGTCGACACCGTTGCGGTTCAACAACTTCTGGGCCTGGCACGTCAAGGAAACGCGCGAAGCGGCGCATCGCGAGGCCCGACGCTGGCTGGCGATCCGCGCCACGCCCTATCCCGAGTACTACTATCGGGATATCCTGCCGGAGGACGAAATGCAGATCATCTGGAAGAATCGCCAGGCGATCATCCGGGCGTTCAATGCCGGCAGCGACGTCATCGAGGGAATTCCGGCCGACATCATGGCGCGCTTCGTGGACAAAGCGACCTCGGCCTCGGGGCTCGACCAGCTGGACTTCGAGATCGAGCGCCTGCGGCGATTCCAGGCGGCTGGCCTGACGGAGATTTCGTTGCGCATCTACGAGAATCCGCAATGGACCATTCAGCTGCTCGGCGAGCGCGTATTGCCGGCGCTACGCTGA
- a CDS encoding pseudouridine synthase, whose amino-acid sequence MTGRRGARGQPAARASRSAPQRLQKWLAAAGVGSRRQIESWIRAGRISVDGSPATLGQKITGTERVSVDGRAIRAPAPRVRAKPRVLVYHKPVGEVCTRSDPQGRQTVFESLPALHGARWVLVGRLDIDTSGLLLFTTDGALAHALMHPSGEMTREYAVRVRGDPTAEGLHRMCAGVTLEDGPARFVEVHAEGGEGANRWYRVSVVEGRNRLVRRLWEAIGCQVSRLIRVRFGPVALPRHLPRGRFRELRGDSLAEVYAAAGLPLPESEPGR is encoded by the coding sequence ATGACCGGGCGCCGGGGTGCGCGTGGGCAGCCTGCGGCCCGCGCCAGCAGGTCCGCGCCGCAACGGCTGCAGAAATGGCTGGCTGCGGCGGGTGTCGGCTCACGGCGGCAGATCGAGAGCTGGATCAGGGCCGGGCGCATCAGTGTCGACGGCTCGCCTGCGACGCTGGGCCAGAAAATCACCGGCACCGAACGCGTATCGGTGGATGGCCGTGCGATCCGGGCTCCTGCGCCGCGAGTGCGCGCGAAACCGCGTGTCCTCGTGTACCACAAGCCGGTGGGCGAGGTCTGCACACGGAGCGATCCCCAGGGACGGCAGACCGTCTTCGAGTCCTTGCCGGCCCTGCACGGAGCACGTTGGGTGCTCGTCGGCCGGCTGGATATCGACACTTCCGGTCTGCTGTTGTTTACAACGGATGGTGCGCTCGCCCACGCGCTCATGCATCCGTCCGGCGAGATGACGCGGGAGTACGCGGTGCGGGTTCGCGGCGACCCGACTGCCGAGGGACTGCATCGCATGTGTGCCGGCGTCACGCTCGAGGATGGCCCGGCCCGCTTCGTGGAAGTCCACGCTGAAGGCGGGGAGGGCGCGAACCGGTGGTATCGCGTGAGCGTAGTGGAGGGTCGTAATCGGCTGGTGCGCCGCCTCTGGGAAGCGATCGGTTGTCAGGTCAGTCGGCTGATCCGTGTGCGCTTCGGCCCGGTGGCGTTGCCGCGCCACCTGCCACGCGGCCGGTTTCGCGAGCTGAGAGGTGATTCGCTGGCTGAAGTGTACGCGGCGGCAGGACTCCCGCTGCCAGAGTCCGAACCTGGGCGCTGA
- a CDS encoding site-2 protease family protein produces MPEDPYALIRTLSVAAIPLVFAITLHEAAHGWMARRFGDRTAEMLGRLSLNPLRHIDPVGTVIVPLAMLFMGGFIFGWAKPVPVNARALRNPRRDMIFVAAAGPGANLVMAFAWVLLFRVVETFAPGPATAAVFLREMCAQGLFFNILLAVFNLLPIPPLDGGRMLRGVLDEPRGRWLDALEPYGLIIVVALLVIGALEYILGPLFNTAQDLVLWAAGLRVGSG; encoded by the coding sequence ATGCCGGAAGACCCGTACGCATTGATTCGCACGCTCTCCGTGGCCGCCATCCCGCTGGTCTTCGCCATCACGTTGCACGAGGCGGCACACGGCTGGATGGCGCGGCGTTTCGGCGATCGCACGGCGGAGATGCTCGGACGCCTCAGCCTGAATCCGCTGCGGCACATCGACCCGGTCGGGACCGTCATCGTGCCGCTGGCGATGCTCTTCATGGGCGGTTTCATCTTCGGCTGGGCGAAGCCGGTGCCCGTGAATGCCCGTGCGCTGCGCAATCCGCGTCGCGACATGATCTTCGTCGCGGCGGCAGGCCCGGGCGCAAATCTCGTCATGGCGTTTGCCTGGGTGCTGCTGTTCCGTGTCGTAGAGACGTTCGCTCCCGGGCCGGCAACAGCCGCAGTTTTCCTGCGCGAAATGTGCGCGCAAGGGCTTTTTTTCAATATCTTGCTGGCAGTTTTTAATCTGTTGCCCATACCGCCGCTCGACGGAGGGCGGATGTTGCGTGGCGTGCTGGACGAGCCGCGCGGGCGATGGCTGGATGCGCTTGAACCATACGGCCTTATAATCGTGGTCGCGTTGCTGGTGATCGGCGCATTGGAGTACATCCTCGGGCCGCTGTTCAACACGGCCCAGGATCTCGTGTTGTGGGCGGCGGGGCTGAGAGTCGGATCAGGATGA
- a CDS encoding inner membrane-spanning protein YciB, with the protein MSIIPANAADRDMQAFLDFLPVVAFVVAYWLSDFKTAVAVIMVAMVLQIAVLWLLKRPISRMTLASAALVVVLGSISLLLQNDLIFKWKPTILNWAFAAVFLVSRFIGQKTAIQRLLQSVSPEQVTLSERDWRRLNLMWVAFFVVSGAANLYVAYNFPETTWVNFKLFGLLGLTVVFVFIQAAWLARRDGAAASDSTASK; encoded by the coding sequence TTGAGTATCATCCCGGCCAACGCAGCGGACCGTGACATGCAGGCCTTCCTCGACTTCCTTCCCGTCGTCGCATTTGTCGTCGCTTACTGGCTGAGCGACTTTAAGACCGCGGTGGCCGTGATCATGGTCGCGATGGTCCTGCAGATTGCGGTGCTCTGGCTCCTGAAGCGCCCCATCAGCCGCATGACGCTCGCGTCCGCCGCGCTCGTGGTGGTGCTCGGAAGCATCAGCCTGCTGCTCCAGAACGACCTGATCTTCAAATGGAAGCCCACGATCCTCAACTGGGCGTTTGCGGCAGTATTCCTCGTCAGCCGGTTCATCGGACAAAAGACCGCGATCCAGCGCCTGCTGCAGTCGGTATCGCCCGAGCAGGTTACCCTGAGCGAACGCGACTGGCGCAGGCTCAACCTGATGTGGGTAGCATTCTTCGTGGTCAGTGGCGCAGCCAATCTGTACGTGGCCTACAACTTCCCCGAGACGACCTGGGTCAACTTCAAGCTCTTCGGCCTGCTCGGCCTGACGGTCGTGTTCGTGTTCATCCAGGCCGCCTGGCTCGCGCGCCGCGACGGCGCCGCAGCGTCGGATTCCACAGCAAGCAAGTGA
- a CDS encoding endonuclease has product MSRRELPIERLQQVCELLVTRFGSVGWWPAEHPFEVMVGAVLVQNTRWANAERAITGLRDEGCLRPTALLALPEARLVALLRPAGCQSVKSVRLRGLAMWVEAGGGIDTLKRQHTMQLRTGLLSLSGVGFETADAILCYAFDRAQFVADRYARRLLGRLGVFDPAVTNDYERCRTEMQGRLAWSAGRLQKLHAAIVRISQAVCRGRPDCSACVIAEHCKKIY; this is encoded by the coding sequence GTGTCGCGACGCGAGTTGCCCATCGAACGCCTCCAGCAGGTTTGCGAACTCCTGGTCACCCGGTTTGGCAGTGTGGGCTGGTGGCCCGCCGAACACCCCTTCGAGGTCATGGTTGGTGCGGTACTGGTGCAAAACACCCGCTGGGCGAACGCCGAGCGGGCGATCACCGGGCTGCGGGATGAGGGTTGCCTGCGGCCGACGGCACTGCTGGCGTTGCCGGAGGCGCGACTCGTCGCGCTGTTGCGGCCGGCGGGCTGCCAGTCGGTGAAGTCAGTGCGCCTGCGGGGTCTTGCGATGTGGGTCGAGGCCGGGGGTGGGATCGACACGCTCAAGCGCCAGCACACGATGCAGCTTCGCACCGGCCTGCTGTCGCTCTCCGGGGTTGGCTTCGAGACAGCGGATGCGATCCTGTGCTACGCCTTCGATCGTGCGCAGTTCGTGGCCGATCGGTATGCCCGGCGACTTCTGGGCCGGCTCGGGGTGTTCGATCCGGCGGTCACGAACGACTATGAGCGCTGTCGCACCGAGATGCAGGGCCGGCTCGCCTGGTCAGCCGGGCGCCTGCAGAAGTTGCATGCAGCGATCGTGCGCATCAGTCAGGCGGTGTGCCGCGGGCGTCCCGACTGCAGCGCCTGCGTCATCGCAGAGCATTGTAAAAAAATATATTAA
- the scpB gene encoding SMC-Scp complex subunit ScpB: MDQDQIKHIVEAALLAAGRPLSLEQLRSLFGEEQPLSRNEVRAALDALRQDYEGRGIALGEVASGFRIEVRSAMSPWLTSLWEERPPRYSRALMETLSIIAYRQPVTRGDVEEIRGVAVTTNITRTLLERGWIKVVGYRDVPGKPAMYGTTREFLDYFGLRQLEDLPPLAEIRDFDRMTAQLQLPDSGFAEADVPPGSPTPLVRAPAAGLPEEPATVTSLDEVRAAAQRTPADEAAVEDSLGATVVPLNIR, translated from the coding sequence ATGGACCAGGACCAGATCAAGCACATCGTCGAAGCAGCGCTCCTGGCGGCGGGGCGGCCGTTGAGCCTGGAGCAGTTGCGGAGTTTGTTCGGCGAAGAGCAACCGCTGTCGAGAAATGAAGTGCGCGCGGCACTCGATGCGCTGCGCCAGGACTACGAAGGGCGCGGCATCGCCCTCGGGGAAGTGGCGAGCGGTTTTCGCATCGAAGTGCGCAGTGCGATGAGCCCGTGGCTGACATCATTGTGGGAGGAGCGGCCGCCGCGCTATTCGCGCGCGCTGATGGAGACGCTGTCGATCATTGCGTACCGCCAGCCGGTCACCCGCGGCGATGTCGAGGAGATCCGTGGCGTTGCCGTCACGACCAACATCACCCGCACCCTGCTCGAGCGTGGCTGGATCAAGGTCGTCGGCTATCGCGACGTGCCGGGCAAGCCAGCCATGTATGGCACGACGCGCGAGTTCCTCGATTACTTCGGGCTCCGGCAGCTGGAGGATTTGCCGCCGCTCGCCGAGATCCGCGACTTCGACCGGATGACCGCGCAGCTGCAGTTGCCGGACTCCGGGTTCGCCGAGGCGGATGTACCGCCCGGCAGCCCGACACCGCTGGTACGGGCGCCTGCCGCCGGGTTGCCGGAGGAGCCGGCGACCGTTACCTCGCTCGACGAGGTGCGGGCCGCAGCCCAGCGCACGCCGGCGGACGAAGCGGCGGTTGAAGATTCCCTCGGCGCTACGGTCGTGCCCCTGAACATCCGGTGA
- a CDS encoding BolA family protein gives MTATRSAAIRARLQAALTPIDVEVTDESHLHRGHAGARDGRGHFRVRVISECFSGLNRIERHRLVYDALGALMQTDIHALTVSALTREEAAREG, from the coding sequence GTGACCGCGACGCGCTCCGCAGCCATCCGGGCGCGACTGCAAGCCGCGCTGACACCGATCGACGTCGAGGTGACCGATGAGAGCCATCTGCACCGGGGCCACGCCGGAGCCCGGGACGGCCGCGGACACTTCCGTGTCCGGGTGATCTCCGAATGTTTCAGCGGTCTGAACCGGATCGAGCGCCACCGCCTGGTCTACGACGCTCTCGGCGCCCTCATGCAGACCGACATCCACGCGCTCACGGTATCCGCGCTGACCAGGGAGGAAGCGGCGCGGGAAGGATGA
- the ubiG gene encoding bifunctional 2-polyprenyl-6-hydroxyphenol methylase/3-demethylubiquinol 3-O-methyltransferase UbiG, translated as MNAASRNADPAELARFNRMASRWWDENGEMRLLHRMNPVRLGFIRERARLAGARCLDVGCGAGILCEGLARDGALVTGIDLAADSLAVARLHQAESGLTHINYLAATAEELATAEPGSYDVVTCLEMLEHVPEPASVVASCARLVRPGGDLFFSTINRTPKGYLLAIVAAEHLLGLLPRGTHEFDRFIRPSQLDAWARHAGLSLADLAGFAFQPGEQTFALSPDVNANYIAHFRRPGP; from the coding sequence ATGAACGCCGCTTCCCGCAACGCCGATCCGGCAGAACTCGCCCGTTTCAACCGCATGGCGAGCCGGTGGTGGGACGAAAACGGCGAAATGCGCCTGCTGCACCGGATGAACCCGGTGCGCCTTGGTTTCATTCGCGAACGAGCCCGGCTCGCCGGCGCGCGTTGTCTCGACGTCGGCTGCGGCGCCGGCATCCTGTGCGAAGGGTTGGCGCGCGACGGGGCTCTGGTGACCGGCATCGATCTCGCAGCCGATTCACTGGCGGTCGCCCGGCTGCATCAGGCCGAGAGCGGTCTCACTCATATTAACTACCTGGCGGCAACGGCCGAAGAACTGGCGACAGCGGAGCCTGGCAGCTACGACGTCGTGACCTGCCTGGAGATGCTCGAGCACGTCCCGGAGCCGGCGTCGGTCGTCGCGTCCTGCGCACGTCTCGTACGCCCCGGCGGAGACCTCTTCTTTTCGACCATCAACCGCACGCCGAAGGGATACCTGCTCGCCATTGTCGCCGCCGAGCACCTGCTCGGCCTGCTGCCGCGTGGCACGCACGAATTCGACCGGTTCATACGCCCATCCCAACTCGATGCCTGGGCCCGTCATGCGGGGCTCTCGCTCGCCGACCTGGCTGGCTTCGCGTTTCAGCCTGGGGAGCAGACCTTTGCCCTCAGCCCCGACGTCAACGCCAATTACATCGCGCACTTCCGCCGCCCGGGCCCATGA